The Colius striatus isolate bColStr4 chromosome 8, bColStr4.1.hap1, whole genome shotgun sequence genome includes the window TCTTACTCTATTTCTTTCACCATACAGACAtatgaagcctgaaaaatctTGATATTCATTCCAGAATGAATCTTTACTTCCCAGCTGTGGAAAACAGCTGTTTTGTCAGAGCCTATCTGAAGCTGACAAACCTGCCTCCATTGCATATGGAGTTGGTGATCAGGTTAAATGTGCCAGCCACAGATGTATTCTCTCTTTCTTATAACCAGGAGATAATGAACCACGTTTGGAAAGTTTGAGTGATACTCTTTCATTCTTAATTGGGATGATCTTTTTGCTCACACCCTATTGACCCAGAAATGAAAGTCCAAGTTGTCTTGGTAACCTTTgcaaaatacagtgtttttaTGCTTACTCTGAAGACTGGGACTGTATAAGATCCCATTTGCTTGTTGAGTCTGTATTTCTAACCATTATCAACCAATAGCTTTGGTAGCTGTGCAGAATTCatgccagcagctctggttgTGTGCCTGTGAACAAATTCTACACTCACATGCCTTTGGGTGTTTGGTTTGGTAATTTACTACTTCTGATACTGGAAACTAGCCAAGAATCCTTTTCCAGCACATGCCTAAGCACCCCATCACTCTATGCTGTACCCCTGTGCTCATTCACAAGATGTTCAGAGTTGGGGGTCCATTAGGGCACCTAAAATTAATGTGCAATTTGGGTCAtgctttttctttggtttttgtgTCTCAGGGAGGGAAGTGAGATACAGCATCATCTTTGCATGCACAGTTAAGACAATTCTGTCTCTCCCTTGCTCTCTTTTTCACTCTCccttcaaaggaaaacaaaacagaaagggaGATAGCGAAGGCGGGTAGGCAGCCAGGGAAGGCGGCTGCTGCCCTCTCATGGTTCCTGGGGGGAACAGCCAGCAGGAAAGTGCTTAATGAGCAGCTGAGAGGATCCCCCTTATCTTCTGGCAAAACCTCTTGCCAGGCAGGGGAGCAGAACCCAGCTGTTTGCCTGAACGGGCTGAGCAGGAAAGACTAACTCTGAATGTCTTGAATTATTGCAGACAATTCTGGCTTGTGggattttatttccttataTTTCATTGCCTTTTCTCCTAAGAGGTCATTTTGATGTGGTTTGTCCAGCACAGGGaactgctcctccagcagcacaagcaTCACCTGGAGTTCATGCCCTGAGATAACTGGGTGCATCAGGATTGCTTCTGGAAATGTCTGTCACCAAGAAAGGTAAGTTCTGAGACATCTCTCTGATAATCAaggatttgcagctgctttattgggaaaaaacccaaaacctaaGACAACCAGGCTGTGATCCATCAAAGAACCTGGATGTATGGAACCCCAGGGCATCTCAGCAGTGCTGTTGCCCGTGGTGGGAAACAACTTTACTGGCAGTGCCAATTCCCTGGCAGCCCTCCTCTGCCCGTCAGTAGGATGAGGTAAAGttttaacaaaacattttagCAAAATGTGCAGGGAGAAGAGCTGTAGGTGTCTTGAATCGCTGTGCCCAGCTCACTGGGATCAACTTGGAGCTGTGTCCCTTGAGGGGAGCActgcagagagcaggaaggTCTTTCCTGTGGCCTGTTTGGACTCAGTTCAAAAAGCCTGCTCATGAAATGTTTTGACACTGATCTACTCTCATTTTGAAAAGGTCTCTGTCCTTTTTACCCAGCCAAGACAACATGCACATGCCCAGTCTTTCATCTAGCTCTCCACTGGGAAGCTGCTCCCCTCTTCCCCTGTACTGCTTTGCCATGATAATATGAGGAGACACCACAATGCCCTCTCCAAAAGGAAACTTTACAGAGAGCTTCACTGAACTCCACTGCAATCCTTACCTGGATTCCTTTTAaaagatgggatgggatgatcCCTGACGTGTGAGCACTAGCCTGAATGAGAAGCTCACCTAGGAGCATTAAATGACAAAAATTACCTGCAAAGGGGACATTTAAACTGAGGATAAAGCTTTGTTTCTATCCTTGCAGTAATTCTTTTTCAAGTGGGGGATGTTCATGCCCCAGTGGGACGTTCATGCCCCAGTGGGATGTTCATGCCCCAGTGCTCCCTTCAGACTGACCTCCAACCCCCTGAGGCATGGCACGAGACTCAGCATGCACCCCATGCCATGCTCTGTGTGCAGTAGGAAGTATTTATCTGGTGCAAACACTGCCAGGAAAGCAAGCTGATGAAGCCTCTTTCCAAGTAAGGGATAGAAGATGCCTGTAATAAAGCCTCACAAAATTGCTAGTGCACAGGACAATGCTGAGAGCAGCTTCAGGAGCTTTTCATGCTCAAAGTTGAGCTGTGCACCACGTGGGACTTGCCTCTGTCTGAAAACAGGGAAACTCCTCTGAGACGTGATTGCTGGGTCTCTGTTCCTCACACAAGAGCACTAACACTGTTGAAATTGCTTACCTAAGAACCCCCCAGAGTTTTAGGGCAGGCTACCAAGAGCCTGTGCCAGCCTGGAGCTCTCATGTGTATTTTCATGCCATGATTCCTTGAGCTGTCTTTCTTTTGAGCAGCTGCCCCAGAGGATTCACTTAGGGAAGAGACTTGGAGAAAACTTGCCTCTGTCTGAGAAGGGGGAAACTCATCTGAGCTGTGACTTCTGGGGGCTCTATtcctcaggctggagcagccttAGTGTGTGCTTCATTTCTCCAAGGGACTGGGAGAAAACGCAACAATGGTGCATTTTGCATCCTGTCAATGGGACAGAAGCCAACATCCCAGGGATGCTGCCACTCTGTCCCATGCTGATGCTGATTTCAGgctctcctccctttcatccCCTGCCCaaagcctccccagggctgtaCACAGGGTGTTTACTTGGAATCCTCTGGTAGTCCTGTAAGCATTGCTGTGTCGGCGATACCGCGCTTGATTTAGAACATGGATTGTTAATTCTGGCAGTTCTCCCACCAGCAGAGACTTTTAAATAGCAGGAGCTGGATGACTCTTTAGCAGAATAGCTCCTGGGGGAAAGAGATTGGTTTTATTGACTGAGTCTCTTTGCCTGTGGGTaacagcaaagctgtgctggTTCTTTTTGCTGTAATTGTGAAGTTAACTAGCTTCTGCCGTGCTGTCAAGTAGATATGCCTGCATCAAAAATGATTGCATTTGCCTGCTGTGAGGTTTGCAATGTGTCTTATTaaatgctttcagctgctgctaAACATTAAGGTAACTGATAATTTACAGGGTATTGAGGAACTTCTgtgttttcaaggaaaaaaagctgctttcatTCAGCATTTCTGCAGTGGCTGACATTGGTGGAACTTTCATCCTGTGTGAAACTTTTTTGCTTGAGCCATAAAGGTAAAATAGACCTTGCATGAATAGGATGCAGAGCTGGGAATGCATTATCAAGTAATGCTATATATTCTTGGTTTAGAATCTATTAGCTGGATCATGATCACTTTATTAGAAGCATCCAAATCACTCAGCCAGGCCCAAATAAGTCACATGTTTAGTCAGAACCGTTATGGGTCAGCACGGATTGGGAGTGAGGGGCTGCCTTGGGTTTCTCCTTTGGGTTGGGTTTCTCCTTTGAGGAGCTGCCAGACTCCTGGCAGGGCTTTGCAATAGCTGCAGCGAGTCATGGGTTCCCAAATGTGTGGCAAATGGAGAGTGTGGAGCATGCAGAATTCATCCTGCTCAGCTTTCTGTGCAGTGCCAAGGGTGCTGGGAATGCTCAGCCAGACAGCTCAGCCCTCCATCACACTGCCCAACATCACACCAAAACACCAAGGCCACTGACCCATGCTGCTTGCTTGCCCCTGGTGCTGgcatcagcagcaggagccaaaaCTCTTCCTGGCCCAGCTCACACCAGCTCTCACGTTTTCCTACCAAAAGCCCTGACAGGGTTGGCAGTGGGgagccaggcaggcagcagaagcCAGCCATCCATGCAGGTgcaggctcaggctcaggcttTGATGGTTCCTTCAGACCTGAAGGCAAGGGAGCCCATTGCAAGCATCCTGTCTGAGTGAGATTGGAGCTGGGACCTCGGGTGCTGGAGGAGAGGATTCGTCTTGCAGCTGGTTTCAGCCTGGACCCTCCCCTGACCCGATCAGACACAGCTCCTGGGGAGAAGCGCCGCACTTCAACTGCCGGCAAGGGATGAATGTGTAAAATTACCCCGGCTTTAGATAAGATGGGagcttgatttttctttcaagagtGCATCAAGCTGACAGTgtaagcttttttctttttacctaaGGGTAAACTGCCAGAATTTGTCCTCATTAAGACGATAAGAGTACTGAACACAGCTCCATTCATTTCCAAAGCTGCCTGGTTGGCAAGAGCATCACCAGTTCCTTTTTGATGTCCTAAAACCTAAATGCAAGGGTGGATTATGTTGtgtccttcctttttttttctttctttctcttccttttctttttcctctggtaGAAGTGGCTGTAACCCAGCTGCACAAACCTTTCTCACTGAGCTTTCCATTCAGCAAACGGATACTTGAATGCTTTGgcttcctctttgctcatcCCAAGTATTTGCCTGCCAGGGCCAGCCCTGTCCTGGTTGGCTCCTGGGCAGTCTGCTCTCTTCTTGGGAGATGAGTAATTCCAGAGCTTTAATAGTTTGCAGTTTAGCTTGGAGCAGGTGCTTCCAAACCCAGACAAATAGCTGATAACTGACCTCTTTGTGGCCTTACTGTAAGATATACCAATCCTCATGACACAGAGCATCAAACAGGCTCAAAGAAGTGAGaatgtaggggtttttttgtgtctcTTGTATGGCAATTAGTACTTCAGTGCAATAGAAATGCCCAAGCAACAGTTAGCCACTGCTTTTCCAAGCAGGAGCCACTGCTCCTCTGCTATCATTCTGTTCCGATGACTTTATTTCTCTACAAGCGAGTGCCTTGATGTAAGTGTAATTGTATTGTGTGATGGATGCTGGCTGGGTACAACAGTGACAGATGCATGCTGAAACTGTGTGAAAATTTTTGCAGCCAAAGCAAAGCTGGCAAGTGTTTGGCTTCCTGCCAGCCGAGCTGGAGGGTGAACAGCATCTGACACGGTAGCTGCAATGTTTACAGCACTGGAAAGCAGTTCCAGGCATGCTTCTTGTCAGCAGTGCAGAGCAAATCACATCTCTTATTTTGTTGACCTAGGCAGCCCCTCAAATCTTAGAAAtcctcttttgtttcctttttttcccctactctgccctcatcATACTTTCAGTGCGTTGCTTAAGCAGGATGGAGAAGCCCTCTGATGCTTTTGAAAGAGCACAGCTGCATAAAGTACTTTATTCCCAAAACTTTATTCTTTGACATAAATAGCGAGAAGTCACCTCTTGCATCATCTCATCCCCtcttcagaaatgctttttttttgtctccatgAGCATCTCTTGCATCATAGGGCAGCCTTCAAGCATGACTCTGAAATTCATGTTGTAGAGGAAAAACCACGCCGTAAAGAAAACTGCTGTGTGTTCTGCAGAGGTaaggagcacagcagcagaaggtgctgAGCACTCTTCTGCAGAGGTaaggagcacagcagcagaaggtgctgAGCACTCTTCTGCAGAGGTaaggagcacagcagcagaaggtgctgAGCACTCCTCTGCAGAGGTaaggagcacagcagcagaaggtgctgAGCACTCCTCTGCAGAGGTaaggagcacagcagcagaaggtgctgAGCACTCTTCTGCAGAGGTaaggagcacagcagcagcaggtgctgAGCACTCCTCTGCAGAGGTaaggagcacagcagcagaaggtgctgAGCACTCCTCTGCAGAGGTaaggagcacagcagcagaaggtgctgAGCACTCTTCTGCAGAGGTaaggagcacagcagcagaaggtgctgAGCACTCTTCTGCATGGTGCACTTCTCCTGGAGCATGTGCTCTAGGCATGATTTGGTATGATGGCCTCTGCCCTGAGGTCACACAGGGCTGCTCACTTTCCCTGAGGGAAGCAGGGAGGGAGCTCCCCACTTTCTACAGTTGTTTATACGAATTAAacggggcacagggatggtacTGGTCACAAACCATTGCTCATAAAGCCCATTATTGGGCATCTGTGTCAGGGCAAAGTGACAGTCTGGTGTGATGGGTGGGAAAGCAATGGCCACTGGGAGTTTGATGTGAAGGTGAGTGACTGCAAGAGAGTTTGTTCAGGTGCTCACACTCCTGTCCATGAGTGGGATCCTGCCCATTGTCACCAGGGAAATGCTGTAGGGACCTGCAGAAGATCTCTAAGTAGAGAAAGGACTGCAGTGAGAGTTGTGAGATAAACTGAAGCACCTTAGCTGACCATTTCACCAACCCCAGGGCTCCTGGTGTTTGCACTGCTTCTGCCCCTTGTGATCTAAATGACATACACAACCAAAACAGTGTCTCTGATCCTTCCATTCAGACTCAAAGGGTAAAGCAGAGTCCCAcgatggtgagggttggaagagatctctagagctgctccagcccagccccctgctaaagcaggttcccctcactcaggaggcacaggaacgtgtccaggtggggttggaaacctcctgagaaggagcctccacaccctccctgggcagcctgggccagggctccctcacctcagcaccaaaggacttgctcctcctgtgccagtagaacttgctgtgttccagcctgtgtccattaccccttgtccaaaGCAGCAGTGCATTCATGGTGTATGGATGGTGCATCCCTGCAGAGAGCCAGGGCAGCCACTGTGAGCCTGTCCTGTGGTCCAGAAAATCCAGAAAACAGAGGTGGGAAGCAGTTTCTTCTCTGCACTGCGTGGGTACGAGGGCAGCAGTCCTCTTGGAAAGGCAGCAATGGTGGTATGGAGAGGAGGAACCTTTCTAGCAGTTTAATTTCACAGCAGTCCCCATGGGGAAGAGCAAAGTCATAAGGTACATGAGGTCCATTCCTATGGGACAGTGCtggcatagaatcacagaatccttggggaaaagacctttacaatcatcaagtccaaatgTTCTTCCAgcactgccacggccaccactaacccatggccctcagctccacagctgcacagctttgggatccctccagggatggggactccaacATCTCTCTGGGCATTTCAGGCTGTATCTACTCAGAGGTGTTTCAGCACCACATTTACCAATGGAACCTCACAAGCACCACACTAATACTTACAGACAAAAATCAAACCGCTTTTAAGACACAACACGCTGCTTTGTTAATTGAACTACACACACAGCTTCAATTTGAATGGAAATGATCAGCCACGTTGTCCATATTAAATAGTCCTTTTTCTTCACACCCTCTTTTCTGTGGCATCCTTAAAAGAGAATGACATCTTTTGGTGCACTTTCAATGGGTCTCTCCCGTTCCTTCTTCTTAGAATACCTTGCGTGCTCGTAGAAACATATGATGGTGATAGAAGCAATGTTCAGGAAAAGGATGGGCAGCATGATCCAAAATGAATATCCATAACTGTGTGCAGAGCTGGTGTGTGTCTGCAGGAAGGAGAAACATCCTCGAGCCAGTTCTAAAGACAGGTTGTGGTGTTGTACGTTCACGGGAAAAAGTATCATGGCTAGAAATATGAAGATACCTAGAATGCATAAATAGAAATGTCAGAGGTGGCACTGCAGTGCTGTTTATATTGCTACTGGTGCATGGTCTGCTTAAATTGGTTTGAATACCAGGACTAGGACAGAGATTAATCTATTGTTTTCCATTAGTAAAATACGAGGGCATTCAAAGGATCTTTGACTCTCCTGAGACTATCTGCCAGGTGTTTTTACTTCAGTAACTACATCTTTTGCTAAAAGTAATGGATTCTTTCTGAGTATTCTTAGATAAAGCCAtttaatgtgtattttaaatgaatttagAGCTGATGAGTGTAATACATTCAGCCTTTGGAAGATTTGCAGAATGCCTGTTTTGATATGAGCCCAAATCCATGGGATGTGCAGTATCATGAGCAGATAAAAccttgagcaacctggtctgtgTTCAGAGCACGCCCAGCTTTGCTCAAGAGCTGACACTTAGAGACCTCATGAAGTGATGCTACACCAGTTGGGGCTTTTTCAAGCCCGTTTTTGCTACCAGTGAATCCAGGCTCTTACTGGTCAATGCTGCCACTGCAAGTAAATGATAGTATTTTACTGGTAATTAAGAGTTTTCAGGTAAGCCAACAGACATGGCTAAAagcccaaaccaaccaaacagaaTACTTTCCCAAGTCTTTCCTTTTGCAGATACATATTTCCTCCTCTTGGAATCAATGAGAATCCAGAACTCATCCACATGGTAGGCAGAAAGTGGTCAGCACGGGACGCGTTACTCACCGCAGAAGGAATTCCAGGTATAGACTCCGATGGGTCCCAGGAAGGTCCTGTAGGGATTACTGACAGCATTGGTGCAGGTAAACACACAACTCAAAAAGGAGACCACTAAACTGAGAGCCAGAATGGCCACAATGGCAGAGTTGGTGCTTCTCGTTTGGGTGGTGCTGAGGTTCTCTTCAACTGAAAGACAGCAGCTCAGCTTGTATAAACAGATATATACATGAAGACATATccataaatacataaatacagCCTTCCCAGCACAGTCTGGTGGGCTCAGATGACCTTATCATTTACTGACATGGTTGTAATTAAAGCTAGTAACCAGGATCTGGCTGATGTGTAGAGAGTTGGCTGTAGCAGGAACAGTAAGTTTGGACACAGCCCATGAATCCAAATCCCAAATGAGATGAAGGTGCATTAAGCTGAAATAAGTACATGTCTGCTAGTTCTGCAGGCACACAAACTCCCCAGGCATCAGGGTGAGTAGtaagtttgttttccttaataATTGTGGAAATATTTCCTCTTGATAAAGCCAGACAGAACTTTTACCCATAAATCA containing:
- the CLRN3 gene encoding clarin-3 produces the protein MPSRKKTVMFASAFVSCVFSFALVCTALGTQQWMSSNVHFSDTNSNATVSLTYGLFRGTCKQSIDAGLQVSEKDFKVEENLSTTQTRSTNSAIVAILALSLVVSFLSCVFTCTNAVSNPYRTFLGPIGVYTWNSFCGIFIFLAMILFPVNVQHHNLSLELARGCFSFLQTHTSSAHSYGYSFWIMLPILFLNIASITIICFYEHARYSKKKERERPIESAPKDVILF